The following coding sequences lie in one Brassica napus cultivar Da-Ae unplaced genomic scaffold, Da-Ae ScsIHWf_1160;HRSCAF=1649, whole genome shotgun sequence genomic window:
- the LOC106373682 gene encoding uncharacterized protein LOC106373682 produces the protein MELLLAYSGLIWRLFSSSGSLWVAWVGAELLRGGSFCDAKDTNKGSWLWRKFLQLRPEASSFMRCEVRSGDSTFFWFDNWLGTGSIIDTTGDLGLRYLGIPRQARVAEACPNEAWGMRGQGRRVFGDVYTAIENAQKPDARRGSDVILWRHNEEDFKDHFSAARTWDQIRVRGPEVPWHHLVWFTQGVPRHAFIVWLTFKDRLSTGVRMRQWRIAQGCMLCGEPDESRDHLHRCFSGLDDDGDFSATAQ, from the exons CTTATAGTGGACTTATATGGCGTCTCTTCTCCTCGTCGGGATCACTTTGGGTGGCTTGGGTTGGAGCGGAGTTACTACGAGGTGGTTCCTTTTGTGACGCAAAGGACACTAATAAGGGTTCATGGCTCTGGCGCAAATTTCTTCAGCTCAGACCGGAGGCATCAAGTTTCATGCGCTGTGAAGTTAGAAGTGGTGACTCGACTTTCTTCTGGTTTGACAACTGGTTAGGCACTGGAAGTATTATTGACACAACAGGAGATCTGGGACTGCGGTACTTGGGTATTCCTCGACAAGCTCGTGTAGCTGAAGCGTGTCCAAATGAGGCTTGGGGTATGCGTGGGCAGGGGAGGAGAGTGTTTGGTGATGTGTATACTGCCATTGAAAATGCTCAGAAACCAGACGCTAGGAGGGGAAGTGATGTTATTTTATGGAGGCACAATGAGGAGGATTTTAAGGACCATTTCTCAGCGGCTAGAACATGGGATCAGATTAGAGTTCGGGGGCCAGAAGTACCTTGGCATCATCTAGTGTGGTTTACCCAAGGAGTACCACGCCACGCTTTCATTGTTTGGCTGACGTTTAAGGATAGACTCTCTACAGGAGTCCGTATGCGACAGTGGAGGATCGCGCAGGGTTGTATGTTATGTGGAGAGCCTGACGAGAGCAGGGACCACCT GCACCGCTGCTTCTCCGGATTGGACGACGACGGTGACTTCTCTGCTACGGCGCAATAG